A region from the Beduinella massiliensis genome encodes:
- a CDS encoding ABC transporter permease, with protein sequence MKRRHNATVGQVWRAMSLRFKIGLIITLCFLILGFIFPLFNQTDPMALSAFKKNLRPSLEHFFGTNKQGQDIFWLLVESIKNSIILGMTVALFATVIGVLVGLTAGFVGGALDRILMFICDSIIVVPSLPILILMGSILKGRASIMAIAGILIIFNWPWPARQARSMALTIREREFINTARFSGESTLKIICVEIVPHVLSWSMANFINTILVAIGSEASLAVLGLSSTTTATLGNMIYWARQYQAILLKQWFWIGSPVIATIVLFIGLFLTYTGYNDYTSTKRGR encoded by the coding sequence ATGAAACGCAGACATAACGCCACCGTCGGACAGGTGTGGCGTGCGATGAGCCTCCGGTTTAAGATCGGCCTCATCATCACGCTGTGCTTTTTGATCCTGGGCTTTATCTTCCCGCTGTTCAACCAGACGGACCCCATGGCGCTCAGCGCCTTCAAGAAGAACCTGAGGCCCAGCCTGGAGCACTTCTTCGGCACGAACAAGCAGGGCCAGGACATCTTCTGGCTGCTGGTGGAATCCATCAAGAATTCGATCATCCTGGGCATGACGGTCGCGCTCTTCGCCACGGTCATCGGCGTGCTCGTGGGCCTCACGGCGGGCTTCGTCGGCGGCGCGCTGGACCGCATCCTCATGTTCATCTGCGACTCGATCATCGTCGTGCCCTCGCTGCCCATCCTGATCCTGATGGGCTCCATCCTCAAGGGGCGCGCGTCGATCATGGCGATCGCGGGCATCCTCATCATCTTCAACTGGCCCTGGCCCGCGCGCCAGGCGCGCAGCATGGCGCTGACCATCCGCGAGCGCGAATTCATCAACACCGCGCGCTTTTCGGGCGAGAGCACGCTCAAGATCATCTGCGTGGAGATCGTGCCCCACGTGCTCTCCTGGTCCATGGCAAACTTCATCAACACCATCCTGGTGGCCATCGGCTCGGAAGCCAGCCTGGCCGTCCTGGGCCTTTCCTCCACGACCACGGCGACGCTGGGCAACATGATCTACTGGGCGCGCCAGTACCAGGCGATATTGCTCAAGCAGTGGTTCTGGATCGGCTCGCCGGTCATCGCGACGATCGTGCTGTTCATCGGCCTGTTTTTGACCTACACGGGGTATAACGACTATACCTCCACGAAGAGGGGGCGCTGA